TACGGGGACGTTCTCAGTATCCTCGAGGGTGATTCCCCGTCCCCGTCGGCGAAGGCGAGTCACCGCCGCGAGGCTCCCTACTCGGCCCACGACGTGTAGACGCCTAGGCGGGCGCGTAGACGCCGCCTCGGCGGTCGGATTCGATCGATCCGCGTCGCCGCCACGAAGCGGGTCGTTCCGGTTCGTTCGGTGCGGACGACCGGCGGCGTCCCGTCACTGCTTTACTTCCTTCCGCCGAACGCTCACGTATGAAAGTGGAATTCGACGAGGACGTCTGTATCGGGATGTTCCAGTGCGTCGCCGAGTGGGACGCCTTCGAGGAGAACAAGTCGACGGGGAAGGCCGACCTCGCGGACAGCGAGGAGGTTGAGGACGGCGTCTTCGTCCGCGAGGTGCCCGACGACGCGGAACTCGACGCGAAGTTCGCCGCGCGTACGTGCCCCGTCGACGCGATCAAGATTTACGATGATGACGGCGAGCAGTTGATCCCGTAACGTCGGCGATTCGACGCATTCTCGCGGTCGACGACGGTCCCGCAAAAAAGCGACGGCGGTTCGATCGGTCCGCTTCCGGCCGATCGATCTTCCGTTACGCGATCTTCTCGTACTGCTCCGAGAGCTTCTCGGCGGCCTCGCCGAGCTGGTTGCGCTCGAACTCGGTGAGGCCCCACTCGACGATCTCCTCGACGCCGTCCGAGCCGAGCTTACAGGGGACGCCGAAGGCGGCGTCCTCGTGGCCGTACTCGCCCTCGAGTTTCACGCTGCAGGGCAGCACCTCGCCGGTATCCCGGAGGATGGCCTCGACCGTGTGGCCGACGCCCGTGGCCGGGCCCCACTGCGTGGCGCCCTTCTTCTCGATGACGTTCATCGCCGAGGTCTGGAGCTCCTCGAGGAGTTCCTCCTTCTCAGCGTCGTCGAACTCGAGGTCCTGCCCGTTCACTCGCACTTTGGAGAACACGGGGACCTGGGCGTCGCCGTGCTCGCCGAGGATGGTCGCCTCGACGTTCTGGACGGGCGCGTCGAACCGTTCGGCGATGACGTAGCGGAAGCGGGCGGAGTCGAGGCGGCCGCCGAAGCCGATCACCTTCTCGCGTGCGCGCTCGCCCGACTCGTAGAGGTGGCGGTTCAGCAGGTCGACCGGATTCGACGTGGTGACGGTGACGAAGTCGTCGTTGTGCTCGGCCAGCGAGGAGCCGATGTCCTCCATGATCGGCGCGTTGTCGCCCGCCAGGTCGATCCGGGTCTGGCCCGGCTGGCGCGGGATGCCGGCGGTGATGACGACGACGTCCGAGCCGGCGGTGTCCTCGTAGCCGCCCTGCCGGATCGTCGTGTTCGAATCGTACGCTGCGCCGTGGTTGACGTCGGCGGCCTGGCCGATCGTGTCGTCTTCCTTGTCCGGAATGTCGACCAGCACCAGTTCGTCCGCGACGTCCCGAAGCGCGATGTTGTAGGCGGCGGCGGCCCCGACCGTTCCGGCCGCGCCGACCACGCTAACTTTCGTCATACTGTGTAACTCTCTACCATCCGCCGCGTTAAATCCGTCGAAAACGGGCGCTTCAGCCGGTTCGACGAATTTTCTGTTCGACGGTTGTCGAATCGAGGGGTCGGCGGTCGCCGCTAATCGAATCGTCCATACGGCCCGCCGCCGCCCACTCGAGTATGCGCGTCAGCGTCATCGGCGGCGGCATCATCACGGACGAGGAAGCGGCGATCGCCGAGGCAGTCGGCCGCGAACTCGCAGCGCGGGGACACACGGTCGTCTGCGGCGGCCGCGGGGGCACGATGGAAGCGGTCTGTCGCGGCGCGAAAGCCGAGGGCGGGACGACCATCGGCATCCTCCCGTCGGCGGACACAGCCGAGGCCAACGACTACGTCGACGTCCCGATCGCGACCGGGCTCGGTCACGCCAGAAACGCGCTCGTCCCGCTGAACGGCGACGCCGTCATCGCGCTTTCCGGCGGCGTCGGCACCTTCACCGAGCTCGGCTTCGCCGGCATCTACGACCGCCCCGTCGTCGGCCTCGCAACTCACGACGTCTCGGATCTCGAGGACCTCGCGCTCGAGATCGAGACCGTCGAAACTCCTGCAGCGGCCGTCGATGCGGTCGAAGCGGCGCTCGAGTGACCGACGGAAGAACCGATACCACCTTCTCACTTCGCACGGGCCGATTCGATATGAGCGACGACGATGCGACGCGATCCGATCTGTACGTGATCCGCGAGGAACTTCCGGACCCCGAAACGTTTGCTCATCTGCGCGAGGCCGCCGGGATGCCGCCCCGCTCGCTCGAGGGGATCGAACGCGGCCTCCCGAACTCGCTGTTCGGCGTCGTCGCGGTCCACGAGCCGACCGACGAGGTCGTCGGCATGGGTCGGATCGTCGGCGACGGTGGAACCGTCTACCAGATTTCGGATATGGCCGTTCACCCCGATCATCAGGGCCAGGGGCTGGGAACCCGGATCATGGCGGCGCTCGAGAGCTACCTCGAGGAGGCGGCGCCGCCGGACGCGTACGTGAACCTGATGGCGGACGTCGACGGCTTCTACGAGCGGTTCGGCTACGAGGAGACGCGTCCCGCCTCGAAGGGGATGTATCGGCGAACGGAGTGAGTCGGTCGCACCGCTCGAGGATGCACCACAACGATACCGTCGTCCCGTCGCAGCTTTTTCGACGGCCCGCCACCTCTAGTCGCGTATGAGCGATTTCGACAAGGAAGCCGAGCGCGAAAAACTCCGGGAGAAGTACGAGCGCGACAAGGCCGAGCGGGAGGCTACTCAGCGGATGAGCGACCTGTTGCTCAAGGGCGCGACGATGACCAACACGCACTGTGGCACCTGCGGCGACCCGCTGTTCAAGCAGGACGGGACTACCTTCTGTCCGAGCTGTCACGGCAACCCGGACGCCGTCGAGGGGACTGACCTCGAGGCCCAACCGGCCGAGGAATCGCCCGGCGCTGCCGGGGCTGACGAGTCCGCTGCCGCCGCGACCGATGCGTCGGCGCAGTCGATCGACGTCGAGTCGCCATCCGATGCCGACGCAGCGGCAGGCACTGGCGCTGCCGAGACGGCGTCGACGGCCGGCACCAGCGCCGAGCCCGACCGGACCGACTCGAGCGGCACGGATGAGCGGGATCGACCTGCAAGCGCCTCGAGCGAGCGCAGCCGCGAGTCCACCGATCGCTCGCGACGCACTCAGCAGGCCGGTAACGCGGAGGAACCGTCCGAGTCGCAGTCACGATCACCCGCCACCGCTGCCGACCGCCGCGGCCAGGAGCCGGCCGCTGGGGCACATCAGGCCGACGGGCGTCGCAGCGGGTCGACCCGCCGCGCGGCCGCGTCGCCGCCGGTCGACGGCGACCTCGAGAGCGCCCGCGAGTCGCTCGTCCAGGCCGTAGAGAAGTTCGCCGGCGAGGCCGCCGCCACGGACGATCCCCGGTACGCGAAGGAGTGTCTCGAGGCCGCACGCGAGGCCGGCGAGGCGCTGTCGACGCTCCGGTAATCGCGGTATCGGTATCGACCGGCTCGGTGCCGTCCCCTCGACGCCCGTTCGCCGCCGTATTCTCGTTCTCCGAGCGTCGCGATTCGAGGCGATCGGATCGACTCGACCCCGCCGTCGACACGATCGTGTGCGGTACCGCCATCGAACCCTCAGTCCCGCTGTGGACCCGTTCGCCTCGCGTTTCTTCGCGAGCTGTGCGCGTCTCTGCACTTATATACTTGCGGCGAACATGTTTCCGGCACTTCCCACCCGCTAAGAACTGATTTGCCCCGTTATACGTCGGGTCTTCGTAGGGGACACCGTATGAAAGATCGTATCGGCGCACCCGGATTGGGGCTCTCTCGACGCGAGTTCGTTGCGGCGACCGGTGTCGGTGCGGCGACCGCGCTCGCCGGCTGTACCTCGAGTCAGGACGGCTCGGAGGCGCAACCGGCGACGACGGACGCGTCCTCGGACGACGGGGACGAGGGAGACGACCTTCCCTGGACGAGTTCGCCCGAAGTCGTCAACGTGGACGAACAGGGCGGCAGCGTCACGCTGCGCTCGGTGACGGCCAAGCACGCCGTCCACCCGCTGGACTCGATGGGCGGCCCGGTCGAACTGCCCCGCGTGTGGGCGTTCCAGGCCGACGACGGCGAGCCGAGCGTTCCCGGCCCCATCATCCGAACGACCGAGGGCAACGACATCGAGGTGACGCTGGACAACACGGACGCCGACCACGCCCACACGCTGCACTTCCACGGCGTCCGCAAGACGTGGGAGAACGACGGCGTGCCGACGACGACCGGCATCACGGTCGGGCCCGGCGAGAAGCACACCTACTCGATCCCGGCGAACGTTCCCGGCACGCACCTCTACCACTGCCACTACCAGACGCACCGCCACATCGACATGGGGATGTACGGCATCTTCCGCGTCGATCCGAAGGGGTACGAGCCCGCCGACAAGGAGTACTTCTTCACCGTCAAGGACTGGGACTCCCGACTGAACCGCCAGTACGCCGGCGAGGACGTCGACTACAGCACCCGCGACCGCAAACCGGACGTGTTCACCATCAACGGGAAGAGCCTGCCGCGGACGCTCCACCCCGAAGACGGCTCGCCGATCATCGTCGACCACGGCGACACCGTCCGGCTCCACATGGTCAACGCGGGCTACATGTCCCACCCGATGCACACGCACAACCACCGGTTCCGCCTCGTCGAGAAGGACGGCGGCCAGGTCCCCGAGGCGGCCCAGTACGAACAGGACATCACCAACATCGCACCCGCTGAGCGGCACACGATCGAGTTCGAGGCCGACGCCGAACCCGGCATCTACCTGATGCACTGCCACAAGGTCGACCACGCGATGAACGGGAACGCCTACCCTGGCGGGATGGTCAACGGCATCGTCTACCGCGACGCCATGGACTCCGATATCTTCGCGGAGATGATGGACTACGCGGGCTACGAGGGCTGACGAAGCCCAATTTAGTCAACTTCGTTCTGAATCTCGAGTCCAGTTCTCGAGACCCGGATCATCGGCATAACCGGTTCAACTGTACTCGTTTCCGTTCCGTTACTGCTGGCCCTGATACCGACTGCCGACGACTTCCCGAATCCGCTCGGCGGTCACCTGACCGACGCCGTCGGCCTCCTGTAACTCGTCTTCCGTTGCGATCATCGCCCCCTCGACGGTTCCGAACTCCTCGAGCAGCGACCGCGCCGTCACGGGACCGATCTCGGCGATCGAGGCGACGACGTACTCCTGTTGCTCGGCCAGCGTCTTCGACTGCTTCTCGCCGTGGACCGACACCTCGCGGTCGGCGGTCTCCTGCTCGCGGCCCGCGATCGTCGCCAGCAGTTCGGTGGTGTCGTCCTCGCTTTCGGTTCGGAGCACGCTCGCGTCGAAGTCGACCGCCAGGCTCGAGAGCGCCCCCCGGATGGCGTTAGGGTGGATGTCCCGCTGCTCGTACAGGCCCTCGCCCTCGACCACGACGATGGGCCGGGAGTAGTGGCGGGCCATCGCGCCGATCTGCTCGAAGACTGAGCGGTCGCCCCCGACCAGCGAGTCGACGAAGTCCGCGACGGACTTGCGCTCGACGACGACCCGGTCCGAGAGAACGTAGTCGCCGACGTCTAACGTCTCGAGGCTGACCTCGATCTCGTCGCGCCTCGAGAGGTCCCGCGCGATGTTGGCGTCCATCTCGCGCTGGTCGGCGACGATTTCGATGGCGTCGCCTTCGGCGGACGGTTCGTGCGTTTCGACGTCGTCCGCTTCGTCAGCACCCCCCGAACTCGGGTCGGCCTCGCCGGCGAAGTCCCGCAGTCCGGGCTGTGTCGCATCCCCCTCATTTCCAGTGGAAGAATCCGTGACGGCGTCGGGGTCCCCCTCTCTAGCGTCTACTTTCACTTCGCTTTTCTCGCCTCGGCTCGCGGCGTCGCCGCTCGCCCCGTCCGAGGAGCGTTGCTCCTCGTTCCCGTCGAAATCCGTCAGCGCCTGCTGGGAGTCGTCGAGTTCCTCCGCGAGGTCGTCGGCCATCCCCTTCAGTTCGCGCAGTTCGTTTTCCATCTCCTTCTCGCGCCGGCGGGAGATCCAGAAGTAGGCCTCGTCGCGGGTGTCCTCGGCCATGAGGACGACGACGCGGCCCTCCGACTGGCGGCCGGTTCGGCCCTTGCGCTGGATCGAGCGGATCGCCGTGGGAACGGGCTCGTAGAACAGCACGAGGTCGACTTCCGGCACGTCCAGCCCTTCCTCGGCGACCGAGGTCGAGACGAGCACCTCGAACTCGCCGGCGCGGAACTCGTCTAACACCTCTTGCTGCTCCGTCTGAGTCATACCGTCGGACCCCTCGCGGTCGCCCTGGCCGACGAACCGCTTTGCGTCGAAGCTCTCGCTCAAGAAATCCGTCAGCGCCTCGGCCGTGTCCCGGGACTCGGTGAAGACGATCACGCGCTCGCCACCCTCGAGGCCGAGCGTCTCGGCCAGCAGCATTCGCGTCTTTCGGTACTTGGGGTGGATTTCGTCGAAGTCCTCGGCCTTGCGCATGGCCTCCCGAACCCGCGGATCGGAGACCATTCGCTGGCTGGCCTTCGAGGCGCCGGAGGAGCGGGCCTGGTTGCGCTGGCGATCGAAGTACCGGCGGACCGCCTCGACGCTCTGCGTTTCCACGAGCGTGACGGCCTGGCGGAGCTTCATCACCTCGGCGTGGATCGACATCCCCTCGAACCCCTCCGACTGGTCGTTGTTGATCAGCTGTTGCAGCTCCGCGCGCATCTTGTTCAGGTCCTTCTGGGACTGGTCGGGCTGGGTCGAGCTCGCGATGCCCAGTTCTTTGAGCTTCTCGAGGCGCTCCTTGATGACCTCGTTCAGCGTATCGCGGATTTCGAGCACCTCGTCGGGGAGGTCGATGCGCTCCCACTCGACGTCGGTGTCGTGGGTGAACTCGGAGACGTCGGCGTCCTCCTCGGTCATCACCTCGACTTCCTCGAGGCCGAGGTTCTCGCAGACCTCAAGGATGGCCTCCTCGTCGCCGCCGGGCGAGGCCGACATGCCGGTCACGAGCGGCTTCTTCGCGTCCTCGTGGTAGCGCTCGGCGATGTAGTTGTAGGCGTAGTCGCCGGTGGCGCGGTGGCACTCGTCGAAGGTGATGTGAGTGACCTCGGCAAGCGAAATACGGGAGCCGACGAGGTCGTTCTCGATCACCTGCGGGGTCGCCATCACGACCGTCGCCTCCTGCCAGGTCTCGGCGCGGTCGTCCGGGCTGACGTCGCCGGTGAAGACGACGATCTCCTCGTCGGGGATCTGGAGGGCCTCGCGGTAGAAGTCGGCGTGTTGCTGGACGAGCGGCTTCGTCGGCGCGAGCATGAGCGACTTCCCGCCGACCTCCTCGAGCCGGCGGGCCGTCACGAGCAGGCTCACGGTCGTCTTCCCCAGTCCCGTGGGGAGACAGACGAGCGTGTGGTGGTTCGCGGCCGTGCCCGCGAGCCGCAGCTGGTAGAGGCGGCGTTCGAGGAAGTCGGGCTCGAGCAGCGGGTGGTCGATGGCGGGCGGTTCCTCGTCCTGGGCTGCCATTGCCGGCGATTCGACGCGGTCGCGGTTAAGGGTTGAGAAAGCGCGGTGAAAGTGATATCATCGACGCTCGCGACGGTCCGCAGCCGTCATCGCTCGTCAGTCCGCGGCGGGTTGGCCCGCCGACGCGGCGTTCGGACCCGCAATCTCGCGTCGCCGCGCGTCGGCTGCCGCTCGGAAGGCGGCCGCAAGGTGTCGGATCCGCTCGTCCGAATATGAGGCCCCCTCGTCGTCTTTCCGGGCTGTCCCCTCGTCGAACCGGTCTCGCCCGATCCACGCGATGGCCGTGCGGAGCCACTCGAGGAACCGTTTTACCCGCCCCTGTGAACGATCCCGATCCTCGTCAACTGGTCCCTCGACCGCCCCCTTTGCCGGTCGGCTCGTTCGCTCGATGTACCCCTCGAGTCGCGCCCGAATCGTCACGAGTTCCTGCAGCATGAGGTCGCCGTCGGGCTCGACGCCGGTTAGCTCGACCAGCAGGTCGCGGTGGGCGTCGAGCGAGAGTCGCCACTCCTCGTCGTCGACCTCGAACCCCTCGAGACCGTCGAACTGCGGCGGCGTTCGGTCCTCCCTCACTCGAATCCGTAACTCCCTCCCCATGTGATGTGATCGCGTACATACTAATACGTATTAAACAGTTCGAATAGTATAAACATTCGAGCGTACATATTTGAACTCGACAGGCAGCAGCGCAAATTTCGCAGTGCTGATTCGTACTCGATCCTGGATAAATATGTTATCTACGTATAGCTATAAACTCTACTGTATGTAACATATAACGGCTTATTTTCTATTTTCCGAAAGGTCCCGCCACAGAACTCGTGACGATTGTATCCGCATCCGGCGACGACGCATCGTTTACTCAACAGCGGATCGATATCGATCGCTACGACGACGTCTACGTCGTCGGCGACGTTCACGGCTGCCCCGA
The DNA window shown above is from Halopiger xanaduensis SH-6 and carries:
- a CDS encoding multicopper oxidase domain-containing protein; translated protein: MKDRIGAPGLGLSRREFVAATGVGAATALAGCTSSQDGSEAQPATTDASSDDGDEGDDLPWTSSPEVVNVDEQGGSVTLRSVTAKHAVHPLDSMGGPVELPRVWAFQADDGEPSVPGPIIRTTEGNDIEVTLDNTDADHAHTLHFHGVRKTWENDGVPTTTGITVGPGEKHTYSIPANVPGTHLYHCHYQTHRHIDMGMYGIFRVDPKGYEPADKEYFFTVKDWDSRLNRQYAGEDVDYSTRDRKPDVFTINGKSLPRTLHPEDGSPIIVDHGDTVRLHMVNAGYMSHPMHTHNHRFRLVEKDGGQVPEAAQYEQDITNIAPAERHTIEFEADAEPGIYLMHCHKVDHAMNGNAYPGGMVNGIVYRDAMDSDIFAEMMDYAGYEG
- a CDS encoding TIGR00725 family protein; amino-acid sequence: MRVSVIGGGIITDEEAAIAEAVGRELAARGHTVVCGGRGGTMEAVCRGAKAEGGTTIGILPSADTAEANDYVDVPIATGLGHARNALVPLNGDAVIALSGGVGTFTELGFAGIYDRPVVGLATHDVSDLEDLALEIETVETPAAAVDAVEAALE
- a CDS encoding GNAT family N-acetyltransferase, with product MSDDDATRSDLYVIREELPDPETFAHLREAAGMPPRSLEGIERGLPNSLFGVVAVHEPTDEVVGMGRIVGDGGTVYQISDMAVHPDHQGQGLGTRIMAALESYLEEAAPPDAYVNLMADVDGFYERFGYEETRPASKGMYRRTE
- the mdh gene encoding malate dehydrogenase, which encodes MTKVSVVGAAGTVGAAAAYNIALRDVADELVLVDIPDKEDDTIGQAADVNHGAAYDSNTTIRQGGYEDTAGSDVVVITAGIPRQPGQTRIDLAGDNAPIMEDIGSSLAEHNDDFVTVTTSNPVDLLNRHLYESGERAREKVIGFGGRLDSARFRYVIAERFDAPVQNVEATILGEHGDAQVPVFSKVRVNGQDLEFDDAEKEELLEELQTSAMNVIEKKGATQWGPATGVGHTVEAILRDTGEVLPCSVKLEGEYGHEDAAFGVPCKLGSDGVEEIVEWGLTEFERNQLGEAAEKLSEQYEKIA
- a CDS encoding DEAD/DEAH box helicase, with the translated sequence MAAQDEEPPAIDHPLLEPDFLERRLYQLRLAGTAANHHTLVCLPTGLGKTTVSLLVTARRLEEVGGKSLMLAPTKPLVQQHADFYREALQIPDEEIVVFTGDVSPDDRAETWQEATVVMATPQVIENDLVGSRISLAEVTHITFDECHRATGDYAYNYIAERYHEDAKKPLVTGMSASPGGDEEAILEVCENLGLEEVEVMTEEDADVSEFTHDTDVEWERIDLPDEVLEIRDTLNEVIKERLEKLKELGIASSTQPDQSQKDLNKMRAELQQLINNDQSEGFEGMSIHAEVMKLRQAVTLVETQSVEAVRRYFDRQRNQARSSGASKASQRMVSDPRVREAMRKAEDFDEIHPKYRKTRMLLAETLGLEGGERVIVFTESRDTAEALTDFLSESFDAKRFVGQGDREGSDGMTQTEQQEVLDEFRAGEFEVLVSTSVAEEGLDVPEVDLVLFYEPVPTAIRSIQRKGRTGRQSEGRVVVLMAEDTRDEAYFWISRRREKEMENELRELKGMADDLAEELDDSQQALTDFDGNEEQRSSDGASGDAASRGEKSEVKVDAREGDPDAVTDSSTGNEGDATQPGLRDFAGEADPSSGGADEADDVETHEPSAEGDAIEIVADQREMDANIARDLSRRDEIEVSLETLDVGDYVLSDRVVVERKSVADFVDSLVGGDRSVFEQIGAMARHYSRPIVVVEGEGLYEQRDIHPNAIRGALSSLAVDFDASVLRTESEDDTTELLATIAGREQETADREVSVHGEKQSKTLAEQQEYVVASIAEIGPVTARSLLEEFGTVEGAMIATEDELQEADGVGQVTAERIREVVGSRYQGQQ
- a CDS encoding ferredoxin, producing MKVEFDEDVCIGMFQCVAEWDAFEENKSTGKADLADSEEVEDGVFVREVPDDAELDAKFAARTCPVDAIKIYDDDGEQLIP
- a CDS encoding Sjogren's syndrome/scleroderma autoantigen 1 family protein, with product MSDFDKEAEREKLREKYERDKAEREATQRMSDLLLKGATMTNTHCGTCGDPLFKQDGTTFCPSCHGNPDAVEGTDLEAQPAEESPGAAGADESAAAATDASAQSIDVESPSDADAAAGTGAAETASTAGTSAEPDRTDSSGTDERDRPASASSERSRESTDRSRRTQQAGNAEEPSESQSRSPATAADRRGQEPAAGAHQADGRRSGSTRRAAASPPVDGDLESARESLVQAVEKFAGEAAATDDPRYAKECLEAAREAGEALSTLR